The nucleotide sequence GACCCGATCGTCCTGGTACACGCCGACCATCCGCAGCTGCGGGCGATGGCCCTGTTCGACGTCGTGGTCAACAACGCCGACCGCAAGGGCGGCCACGTGATCCTCGGCGGGGACGGCGGCGTCTACGGCGTCGACCACGGCCTCACCCTGCACAGCGAGCCGAAGCTGCGGACGGTGCTGTGGGGCTGGATCGGCGACGAGCTCGGCGAGGAGCACACCGCCGCGCTGAAGGAGCTGCGCGCCAAGCTCGCCGGGGACTTCGCCGACACACTCGGCGAGCACGTCACCCGCCGCGAGGTCGCCGCGCTGCGCTCGCGGATCGACCACCTGCTCGCCGAGCCGCGGTTCCCGGGGCCGGACGGGTTCGGGCCCGCCATCCCCTGGCCGGCCTTCTGAGGCCCGGCCCCGGGCGGCTCACGACGTGAGGTGCAGCTGCCCGAGCCGTCGGGTGGCCCGGGTCATCGACACGTAGAGATCGGCAGGCTCGCGTTCCCGGATCCGGCCCGGATCGACGATCAGGACCGAGTCGAACTCCAGTCCCTTCGACGACGACGGCGTGTGCACCGCCACCCCGGCGACTGCGGCGGGCAGCGGATCGGCGTCCTCCGGGACGATCACCGCGAGGGTCCCGCCGTCGAGCCGGCTGCGCTCGGCGTCCAGCACGGCGGACAGCACGGCGGACAGCTCCGCCGGCGGCACCGTCCGCTCCCACGGCTGCTCACCGGTCTCGCGCACCGAGTCCGGCGGCCGGTGCTCCGGCGCGTAGGTCGCCAGCACGGCGGCGGCCGGGACCATGATCTCGGCGGGAGTCCGGTAGTTCACCGTGAGCGAGCGGTGCGTCCAGCGCTGCGCGAGGTGCGGGCCGAGCACGTCGGCCCAGCTCCGGGCGCCGGCCGGGGCGCTGCGCTGGGCGAGATCGCCGACCGCGGTGATCGACCGGGACGGGCAGCGCCGCAGCAGCACGTGCCAGTCCATCGCGGACAGCTCCTGCGCCTCGTCGACGACCAGGTGCCCGTAGCGCCAGTCGCGGTCGCCGGCGGCCCGCTCGGCGACCGTCAGCGGGACCCCCGGGACGTGCCGGGCGGCGAGCTGCTCGGCGGTGACGAAGTCGGAGGCCCGCAGCTCGTCGGCGTCCTCGCCGGCCAGGTCCCGGTCGGCGGAGGTGAGGACGGTCAGCACCCCCTCGGCGTAGCGCGCGTCCGGCTCGGCGATGCTGCTCTTCGCTGCCGCGGCATCGGCGGGGAGCGGGCCGAGCAGCTCGTCGAGCTCGTCGAGCAGCGGGGCGTCGGCGACCGTCCAGGGCGATCCCGGCGCGCGGTACAGCACGGACAGGTCGGTGCTCTCGACCGAGCCGTCGACAGAGCCGTCGACCGAGCCGTCGACAGAGCCGGGGTCGGTGCTGCCGCCCGGGGCGTGGTCCGGCCCGCCGCTCGCGGCGGCGAGCCGGTCGAGTGAACCGAAGAGGTCGGCGAGCGCCCGCTGCGGGGTCAGCAGCGGCCAGAGCGCCTCGACGGCTTCGTGGAACTCCGGCGCCGCGCGCAGCTCCTCGCGCAGCTCGTGACGCAGCTCGGCGGACACCTCGGCGGCGCCGGCCGGCTCGATCTCGGGCAGGTTCAGCCCGGCCAGCAGCTCGGCCAGCTCCGGCGGGTCCTCCAGCCGGGTGTCCAGGCGTTCCAGCCCCTGGTCGACGAGCAGCCTGCCGAGGGTGTCCCGGAACGTCGACCGGGCGGCGTTGTGCTGCTGCCCGGTCGCCCGGGCACGCCGGCGGGCCTCCCGCGCCGTCGCCCGGTCGAGCTCGAGCGTCACGTCCTCCAGCTCGATCCGGATCGTCTCCGCGGGCAGCTCCTGCCGGTCGGCGACGGCCCGGCGGAGCGCCTCGATCATCGTCAGGTCGCCCTTGCGGCGGGCGACCTCCGGCGGGTCGGCCGCGGTCGCGACGACCCCGTGCGCCAATCGCCCCGGCGTGGTGAACACGACGGCCGACTCGCCCAGCGCGGGCAGCACCCCGCCGACGTAGCGGATGAACCCGGCGCTGGGACCGACGACGAGCACGCCGCTGCGGGCCAGCCGGTCCCGGTGGGTGTAGAGCAGGTAGGCGACCCGGTGCAGCGCGACCGCGGTCTTACCGGTGCCCGGACCACCCTCGATCACGACGGTGCCGGCCAGCGGCAGCCGGATGATGTCGTCCTGCTCGGCCTGGATGGTGGTGACGATGTCGCGCATCGTCGATCCGCGCGGTGCCTTCAGCGCGGCCAGCAGCGCCGGATCGGACGCGGCCTCGGTGTCATCGGCGAGCTCGCCGTCGAGCACGTCGTCGTGGAAGGTCGCGACCCGCTCGTCGGGGGCGGTGCCGGCCAGCCGGAAGTGCCTGCGCCGGGTCACGCCGAGCGGGGTGACCGGGGTGGCGCAGTAGAACGGACGGGCGGCCGGTGCCCGCCAGTCGATCAGCGCGCTCTCGCCGTCGGCCGGGTCGGTCAGCCCGATCCGCCCGACGTAGGTCGGAGCGCCCTCGCGCTGATCGAGCCGGCCGAAGCACAGTCCGGCCCGCGCGGCCCGCAGCGCGCCGGCTCGTTCCGACCAGCGGAACTCGGAGACGTCGCGCTCCCAGCGGGCGCTGAGCTCCTCGCCTGCCGGGGTGGCCCGGGCCGTCGCGGCGCGGCCGTCGACCGCGGCGAGTTCGCCGGTGAGCAGGCCGTGCAGCCACCGGAGCCGGGTGGTCTCGGCGGCGAGTTCCTCGTCGAACCGGGGGCTGGTTCCGGGCTTGTCGGCCGTGCTACAATTGAGGTGTACCGCTGTGGCTTTGCTCTCTGAAGGCACTCCACAGGGTAGCGCATCCCGATGCGCTCCGGCGCGTTCTGCCGGCCACTGCTTTTTATTGACCACTGCTTTCTGCTCACCGCCGCTCTCTGCGCTGTTCGCCTGCGCGGGTCCGGTACGTCCCGGATCCGGGTTAGCGTCTGCGGTCATGGCCACAGCCCATCCCGCCCTGCCGGAATCGCAGCGGATCACCGTCTCCGACACCACGCCGTCGGGGACCACGCTCTCCGTCCTGGACACCGGCGGATCCGGTCCACCCGTCGTGCTGCTGCACGGCTGGCCGGACCGGGCGACGCTGTGGGCCCACCAGATCGGGGCCCTGGCCGCTGCCGGTTACCGGGTGATCGCCCCCGACCTGCGCGGGTTCGGCGACTCCGATCGCCCGGAGGGTGCCGAGAACTACCGCATCGGGCTCGCCGCGGCCGACGTGCTGGGGGTGGCCGACGCGCTCGGCGTCGGCGACTTCGCGCTCGCCGGGCACGACTGGGGCTCCTCGCTCGGCTGGGCGATCACGCTGCGCTCGCCGCGGGTCACCCGCTACGCCGCGTTCTCGGTCGGCCATCCGGCCGCGTTCGCCTCCGAAGGGCTCGTCCAGAAGGCCAAGTCCTGGTACATGCTCTGGTTCCAGTTCCCCGGCGTCGCCGAGGAGGTCCTGCCCGCGGACGACTGGGCGTTCCTGCGGTCGTGGGCGCACGGATCGTTCCCGGCCGGGCATCCGTTGCCTGCGCAGCAGATCGCCGACCTGTCCCGGCCGGGCGCGCTCACCGCTTCACTCAACTGGTACCGCGCCAACATCGACCCGGCTATGTTCGTGCCCACGGAGCCGTTGCGGCTGCCACCGGTCCGGGTCCCGGTGCTCGGGGTCTGGAGCGATCGGGACATGGCGCTGACCGAGAGCCAGATGCGGCGTTCCGCGGAGTTCACAGAGGACTTCCGGTACGAGCGAGTCGAGGGGGCGGGACACTGGATCCCGGCGGAGGCCCCCGAGCGGACCAGTGAGCTCTTGCTCGACTTCCTGCGCTGAGCCGGGCCGCTCGGGTGACCGAGCGGACATCGGACAGTCCACATGCGTCGCGACGGTAGAGGATAGGACCGGACGAACGCCGCGGCTTCGGGCCGCGCACGGCGAGACGGAGGAGCACGGATGGCGGAGAAGAGCCGGATCGGGGTCACCGGGCTGGCGGTCATGGGGGCGAACCTCGCCCGCAACATGGCTCGCCGTGGCTTCACGGTGGCGGTGCACAACCGCACCACCGCGAAGACCAACCAGTTCATCGAGGATTACGGCCACGAGGGCGCCTTCACCGGCGCCGAGTCGCTGCAGGACTTC is from Pseudonocardia autotrophica and encodes:
- a CDS encoding UvrD-helicase domain-containing protein; its protein translation is MPSESKATAVHLNCSTADKPGTSPRFDEELAAETTRLRWLHGLLTGELAAVDGRAATARATPAGEELSARWERDVSEFRWSERAGALRAARAGLCFGRLDQREGAPTYVGRIGLTDPADGESALIDWRAPAARPFYCATPVTPLGVTRRRHFRLAGTAPDERVATFHDDVLDGELADDTEAASDPALLAALKAPRGSTMRDIVTTIQAEQDDIIRLPLAGTVVIEGGPGTGKTAVALHRVAYLLYTHRDRLARSGVLVVGPSAGFIRYVGGVLPALGESAVVFTTPGRLAHGVVATAADPPEVARRKGDLTMIEALRRAVADRQELPAETIRIELEDVTLELDRATAREARRRARATGQQHNAARSTFRDTLGRLLVDQGLERLDTRLEDPPELAELLAGLNLPEIEPAGAAEVSAELRHELREELRAAPEFHEAVEALWPLLTPQRALADLFGSLDRLAAASGGPDHAPGGSTDPGSVDGSVDGSVDGSVESTDLSVLYRAPGSPWTVADAPLLDELDELLGPLPADAAAAKSSIAEPDARYAEGVLTVLTSADRDLAGEDADELRASDFVTAEQLAARHVPGVPLTVAERAAGDRDWRYGHLVVDEAQELSAMDWHVLLRRCPSRSITAVGDLAQRSAPAGARSWADVLGPHLAQRWTHRSLTVNYRTPAEIMVPAAAVLATYAPEHRPPDSVRETGEQPWERTVPPAELSAVLSAVLDAERSRLDGGTLAVIVPEDADPLPAAVAGVAVHTPSSSKGLEFDSVLIVDPGRIREREPADLYVSMTRATRRLGQLHLTS
- a CDS encoding alpha/beta fold hydrolase: MATAHPALPESQRITVSDTTPSGTTLSVLDTGGSGPPVVLLHGWPDRATLWAHQIGALAAAGYRVIAPDLRGFGDSDRPEGAENYRIGLAAADVLGVADALGVGDFALAGHDWGSSLGWAITLRSPRVTRYAAFSVGHPAAFASEGLVQKAKSWYMLWFQFPGVAEEVLPADDWAFLRSWAHGSFPAGHPLPAQQIADLSRPGALTASLNWYRANIDPAMFVPTEPLRLPPVRVPVLGVWSDRDMALTESQMRRSAEFTEDFRYERVEGAGHWIPAEAPERTSELLLDFLR